A genome region from Taeniopygia guttata chromosome 5, bTaeGut7.mat, whole genome shotgun sequence includes the following:
- the CALM1 gene encoding calmodulin-1, which yields MADQLTEEQIAEFKEAFSLFDKDGDGTITTKELGTVMRSLGQNPTEAELQDMINEVDADGNGTIDFPEFLTMMARKMKDTDSEEEIREAFRVFDKDGNGYISAAELRHVMTNLGEKLTDEEVDEMIREADIDGDGQVNYEEFVQMMTAK from the exons GAAGCCTTTTCCCTATTTGACAAAGATGGTGATGGTACTATCACAACAAAAGAACTGGGAACTGTCATGCGGTCACTGGGTCAAAATCCAACAGAAGCAGAATTACAGGATATGATCAACGAGGTAGATGCGGATG GCAATGGCACTATCGACTTCCCTGAATTTTTAACCATGATGGCCAGAAAAAtgaaggacacagacagcgaGGAAGAAATCCGTGAGGCATTCCGAGTCTTTGACAAG GATGGCAACGGCTACATCAGTGCAGCAGAACTACGCCATGTTATGACAAACTTAGGAGAAAAGCTAACAGATGAAGAAGTAGATGAAATGATCAGAGAAGCAGACATTGATGGAGATGGGCAAGTCAACTATGAAG AATTCGTACAGATGATGACTGCAAAGTGA
- the CALM1 gene encoding calmodulin-1 isoform X1: protein MRSLGQNPTEAELQDMINEVDADGNGTIDFPEFLTMMARKMKDTDSEEEIREAFRVFDKDGNGYISAAELRHVMTNLGEKLTDEEVDEMIREADIDGDGQVNYEEFVQMMTAK, encoded by the exons ATGCGGTCACTGGGTCAAAATCCAACAGAAGCAGAATTACAGGATATGATCAACGAGGTAGATGCGGATG GCAATGGCACTATCGACTTCCCTGAATTTTTAACCATGATGGCCAGAAAAAtgaaggacacagacagcgaGGAAGAAATCCGTGAGGCATTCCGAGTCTTTGACAAG GATGGCAACGGCTACATCAGTGCAGCAGAACTACGCCATGTTATGACAAACTTAGGAGAAAAGCTAACAGATGAAGAAGTAGATGAAATGATCAGAGAAGCAGACATTGATGGAGATGGGCAAGTCAACTATGAAG AATTCGTACAGATGATGACTGCAAAGTGA